In a single window of the Streptomyces sp. NBC_00285 genome:
- a CDS encoding putative T7SS-secreted protein yields MAAGLGGTSDPRELVPGSPDALTTTAQSLLAYGDVLIEAGEGLAKIDTENGWSGPAGDAFRDRFHGQPTRWVEAGNNFHAAANALYDYIATLRAAQQHAGDAITQYARGDSATATAKNAHGQHPDTPFTDPGEADRGAAQGTLDTARGTVDTAGHTAAALVKKATESAPERPGFWSKVGDVLGDVGEGLLDGGKTVVNDLASFGNAMVQHPGDSAAMLGGMLLAGVSAGGEGLGVALDATGVGAIAGVPLNVVSAAGIATGVGLAGAGAVDLAQHAGSDSAVEPLRMNSEGSGAGGSSQQQASELIKNGQKYEGTGTGSGRGGLKLPKDNGPKNGTMYKTDPQTGEVTSYSTYDSEGRALKRVDLEGASHNGVETPHVVEMVHNTNPKTGQVFVGESKDVRTAFPWEIP; encoded by the coding sequence ATGGCCGCCGGGCTCGGCGGGACGTCGGATCCCCGAGAGCTCGTCCCCGGTTCACCGGACGCGCTGACCACGACCGCCCAGTCCCTGCTGGCCTACGGTGACGTCCTCATCGAGGCCGGCGAAGGGCTCGCGAAGATCGACACCGAGAACGGCTGGAGCGGCCCTGCCGGCGACGCCTTCCGCGACCGTTTCCACGGCCAGCCGACCCGCTGGGTCGAGGCGGGCAACAACTTCCACGCCGCCGCGAACGCCCTGTACGACTACATCGCCACCCTGCGCGCGGCCCAGCAACACGCGGGCGATGCCATCACCCAGTACGCGCGCGGCGATTCGGCGACCGCGACCGCCAAGAACGCCCATGGCCAGCACCCCGACACCCCCTTCACGGACCCCGGCGAAGCCGACCGTGGCGCCGCCCAGGGCACCCTCGACACGGCCCGCGGCACCGTGGACACCGCCGGGCACACCGCGGCCGCGCTGGTGAAGAAGGCCACCGAGTCCGCCCCGGAGCGCCCGGGATTCTGGTCCAAGGTCGGCGACGTCCTCGGCGACGTGGGCGAGGGCCTGCTGGACGGCGGCAAGACCGTCGTCAACGACCTCGCCTCGTTCGGGAACGCCATGGTCCAGCACCCGGGCGACAGCGCGGCGATGCTCGGCGGCATGCTCCTGGCCGGGGTCAGCGCGGGCGGTGAAGGTCTCGGCGTGGCCCTGGACGCCACCGGGGTCGGTGCCATCGCCGGCGTACCCCTCAACGTCGTGTCCGCCGCCGGGATCGCCACGGGCGTCGGCCTGGCGGGCGCCGGCGCGGTGGACCTGGCCCAGCACGCGGGAAGCGACTCCGCGGTCGAACCACTGCGGATGAACAGCGAAGGGTCCGGTGCCGGCGGCTCCTCGCAGCAGCAGGCGTCCGAGCTGATCAAGAACGGCCAGAAGTACGAGGGCACGGGTACCGGCTCCGGCCGCGGCGGCCTCAAGCTTCCGAAGGACAACGGTCCCAAGAACGGGACCATGTACAAGACCGATCCGCAGACAGGCGAGGTGACCAGCTACTCCACCTACGATTCCGAAGGCCGCGCCTTGAAGCGGGTGGACTTGGAGGGGGCCTCGCACAACGGGGTGGAGACACCGCATGTCGTAGAAATGGTGCACAATACCAACCCCAAGACCGGTCAAGTCTTCGTGGGTGAGTCGAAGGACGTGCGCACCGCGTTCCCCTGGGAGATCCCGTGA